GATTCACTGCATCCTACCGTCGTCGCCATGGCTCGCCGACAGCAAGACCAACGTGCCGCTCGGCGTGCTCTACATCGCCGGACTGCTGAGGGAGCAGGGCCATGAGATCGTCGTCACCTCCATGCTGGACAAACGCTACGAGGGCAATATTCATCTACCCGAGCACGTCATGGATAGCGACGTCCACATGTTCGGTTTCTGTACCCCGCAGTTCGGAGAAGCACTCGAACTCGCCGCGTACATCAAGGATCGAAATCCCGAGGCATTGCTTGTCGCCGGTGGACCTCATCCGTCGTACGAGCCCAAGGAAGTCAAGGAAGCTGGACGCCAGGATGCGTACCACTACAAGGGCACGCTCAAGCAGCGTCGGGATTATCGCGCAGTCGATGGGCGCCAACTGTTCGATACGGTCATCGTCATGGAGGGCGAGGTTGCCACGCTCCAGATGCTGAGCGACTGGGACGC
The sequence above is drawn from the Gemmatimonadota bacterium genome and encodes:
- a CDS encoding cobalamin B12-binding domain-containing protein, which codes for MNKILTMAASKYQMSGEGCCDTVSTSGLPLRKIRPRKIHCILPSSPWLADSKTNVPLGVLYIAGLLREQGHEIVVTSMLDKRYEGNIHLPEHVMDSDVHMFGFCTPQFGEALELAAYIKDRNPEALLVAGGPHPSYEPKEVKEAGRQDAYHYKGTLKQRRDYRAVDGRQLFDTVIVMEGEVATLQMLSDWDA